CGGTGGCCCCCGAGGACAAGGGGCGCCTGATCGGCAAGGGGGGGCGGGTCATTGAGGCCATCCGCACCCTGGTGCGGGCCTACGCCAGGCGCAAGGTGGGGGTGGAGGTGCGCTGAGGCATAATGAGGGTATGCGCCTTGTGGAGATCGGCCGCCTCGGCGCGCCCTACGCCCTCAAGGGGGGGCTCAGGTTCCGGGGGGAACCGGTGGTGGCCCACCTGGAGCGCATCTACGTGGAAGGGCATGGCTTCAGGGCGGTGGAGGACCTCTACCGGGTGGGGGAGGAGCTCGTGGTCCACCTGGCGGGGGTGACCTCGAGGGAGCTGGCCGAGGCCCTGGTGGGCCTCAGGGTCTATGCGGAGGTGGCGGACCTCCCTCCCTTGGAGGAGGGGCGGTACTACTACTTCGCCCTCATGGGCCTCCCCGTGTACGTGGCCGGGGAGCAGGTGGGGGAGGTGGTGGACATCCTGGACGCCGGGGCCCAGGACGTCCTGGTGATCCGGGGGGTGGGGGAGAGGCTCCGCGACCGCACCGAGCGGCTTGTGCCCCTCCAGGCTCCCTACGTGCGCGTGGAGGAAGGGGCCATCCACGTGGAGCCCATCCCCGGCCTCTTTGACTAGATGCGCTACACCATCCTCACCCTTTTCCCCGGCCTCATCCGTCCCTGGCTGGAGGAGTCCCTGCTGGAAAAGGCCATCGCCCGGGGCCTCCTCGGGGTGGAGGTGGTGGACCTCCGGGACTTCGGCCTGGGGCGGCACCGCACCGTGGACGACACGCCCTACGGGGGCGGGGCGGGGATGGTGATACGGGCGGATGTGGCCGTGGCCGCCCTCGAGGCCGTGCTGCCCGCGGACGAGGTCATCCTCCTCTCCCCGGCAGGGAGGCCCTTCACCCAGGGGGAGGCGGAGGAGCTTGCGGGGAAGGGGCACCTCGTCCTCCTCTGTGGGCGGTACGAGGGGTTTGATGCCCGGGTGGAGGCCTTTGTCACCCGGACCCTTTCCGTGGGGGACTACGTCCTCATGGGAGGGGAGGTGGCGGCCCTAGCCGTCCTGGAGGCCACGGCCCGCCTCGTTCCCGGGGTGATCGGGGACCCCCAGAGCCACCGGGAGGACTCCTTCGTGCGGGGCCTCCTGGACTACCCCCAGTACACCCGCCCGCCCGAGTTCCGGGGCCTTAGGGTCCCCGAGGTCCTGCTTTCGGGCAACCACCGGGAGGTGGACCACTTCCGCCGCCGGGAGGCCCTGCGCCGCACCCTAACCCTCAGGCCCGACCTCCTCTCGGGGGCGAGGATCGGGCCCCTCGAGGCCCTCTGGCTTGCGGAAATGGACCGGGAGGGCTAGACTGGGGGTTGTTTGCCCACGAACCCGCCGAGGGTTCCTCTGGGACGGGAGGCAAGGCGATGAACCGAGGCGCGCTTCTTAAGGTGGTGGAATCCCGCTACACCCGCACCGACCTGCCCGAGTTCCGGCCGGGGGACACCGTGCGGGTAGCCTACCGGGTGAAGGAGGGCAACCGCACCCGCATTCAGAACTTTGAGGGGATCGTCATCAAGGTCCGGCGGAACGGCTACAACTCTAGCTTCACCGTGCGCAAGGTGAGCTATGGGGTAGGGGTGGAGCGCAT
The sequence above is drawn from the Thermus islandicus DSM 21543 genome and encodes:
- a CDS encoding KH domain-containing protein, which translates into the protein MKDLVEYLAKSVVEHPEAVRVEEARGREGPVYVVAVAPEDKGRLIGKGGRVIEAIRTLVRAYARRKVGVEVR
- the rimM gene encoding ribosome maturation factor RimM (Essential for efficient processing of 16S rRNA) → MRLVEIGRLGAPYALKGGLRFRGEPVVAHLERIYVEGHGFRAVEDLYRVGEELVVHLAGVTSRELAEALVGLRVYAEVADLPPLEEGRYYYFALMGLPVYVAGEQVGEVVDILDAGAQDVLVIRGVGERLRDRTERLVPLQAPYVRVEEGAIHVEPIPGLFD
- the trmD gene encoding tRNA (guanosine(37)-N1)-methyltransferase TrmD, which produces MRYTILTLFPGLIRPWLEESLLEKAIARGLLGVEVVDLRDFGLGRHRTVDDTPYGGGAGMVIRADVAVAALEAVLPADEVILLSPAGRPFTQGEAEELAGKGHLVLLCGRYEGFDARVEAFVTRTLSVGDYVLMGGEVAALAVLEATARLVPGVIGDPQSHREDSFVRGLLDYPQYTRPPEFRGLRVPEVLLSGNHREVDHFRRREALRRTLTLRPDLLSGARIGPLEALWLAEMDREG
- the rplS gene encoding 50S ribosomal protein L19 produces the protein MNRGALLKVVESRYTRTDLPEFRPGDTVRVAYRVKEGNRTRIQNFEGIVIKVRRNGYNSSFTVRKVSYGVGVERIFPLNSPLIERIEIVQRGRARRAKLYFIRELSEREIRRKLRVDRKRLGQDQERAKAEG